Proteins from a single region of Starkeya sp. ORNL1:
- a CDS encoding penicillin-binding protein 2 — protein sequence MSPLVRTITERLLSPVRALPGIVRRAAGRGRPEPNAVARARILLCMLVFGGVYCTISARLAMYASAPESALTRRAVNSDAVASARPDILDRNGLVLATDVKTSSLYGEPKRLIDVDEAVESLTAVLPDANADEFRTRLDSKRGFVWLKREITPQQQREIYKLGLPGIGFMSENRRVYPGNNLAGHVLGSTNIDNQGIAGLEKWVDNRGLAELHLAGLATDRQQEPVDLSIDLRVQHVVRDELAAAKEKFRAIAAAGTVVDVRTGEILAMVSLPDFDANEPAKALDPKTLNRLTTGVFEMGSTFKALTFAMALDSGKVNLNSMMDARGALSFGRFRIHDYHAQNRMLSVPEVFTYSSNVGTARMALLCGVDAHKAFLEKLGQLDRLRTELPESAAPIVPKRWGELNTATIAFGHGLAVAPLQAVMAVNALVNGGWLIPPTFMKRTPDEAMAVAKRVIKPETSAKMRYLMRLNAVKGSASKLVEFAGPYNPGGKTGTAEKVIGGRYSKTRLLTTFTGVFPMDDPQYLILVMLDEPQGLKETYGFATAGWNAGPTTGKIMARIAPLLGQMPRTNLPPVESLLTGYQVAQSRPE from the coding sequence ATGTCGCCGCTCGTCCGCACGATCACGGAGCGTCTGCTGAGCCCGGTCCGCGCGCTGCCCGGCATCGTCCGCCGCGCCGCCGGCCGCGGCCGGCCGGAGCCCAACGCCGTGGCCCGCGCCCGCATCCTGCTGTGCATGCTGGTGTTCGGCGGCGTTTATTGCACCATCAGCGCCCGCCTTGCCATGTATGCCTCGGCGCCGGAGAGCGCGTTGACGCGCCGCGCGGTGAATTCCGACGCCGTCGCCTCGGCGCGGCCGGACATACTGGACCGCAACGGCCTGGTGTTGGCCACCGACGTGAAGACCTCTTCGCTCTATGGCGAGCCGAAGCGCCTCATCGATGTCGACGAGGCGGTGGAATCGCTGACCGCGGTGCTGCCGGACGCCAATGCCGACGAGTTCCGCACCCGGCTCGATTCCAAGCGCGGCTTCGTCTGGCTGAAGCGCGAGATCACACCGCAGCAGCAGCGCGAGATCTACAAGCTCGGCCTGCCGGGCATCGGCTTCATGAGCGAGAACCGCCGCGTCTATCCCGGCAACAACCTCGCCGGCCATGTGCTGGGCTCGACCAATATCGACAATCAGGGCATCGCCGGCCTCGAAAAGTGGGTCGATAATCGCGGCCTTGCCGAACTGCACCTCGCCGGCCTCGCCACCGACCGCCAGCAGGAGCCGGTGGACCTGTCGATCGACCTGCGCGTGCAGCACGTGGTGCGCGACGAACTGGCCGCCGCGAAGGAGAAGTTCCGCGCCATCGCCGCCGCCGGCACCGTGGTCGATGTGCGCACCGGTGAGATCCTCGCCATGGTGTCGCTGCCCGATTTCGACGCCAACGAGCCGGCCAAGGCGCTCGATCCCAAGACGCTGAACCGCCTCACCACCGGCGTGTTCGAGATGGGCTCGACCTTCAAGGCGCTGACCTTCGCCATGGCGCTCGACAGCGGCAAGGTCAATCTCAATTCGATGATGGATGCCCGCGGCGCCCTCAGCTTCGGCCGCTTCAGGATCCATGACTACCACGCGCAGAACCGCATGCTGAGCGTGCCGGAGGTGTTCACCTATTCCTCGAATGTCGGCACTGCGCGCATGGCGCTGCTGTGCGGCGTCGACGCCCACAAGGCGTTCCTGGAGAAGTTGGGCCAGCTCGACCGGCTGCGCACCGAGCTGCCGGAAAGCGCCGCTCCGATCGTGCCGAAACGCTGGGGCGAGCTGAACACCGCGACCATCGCCTTCGGCCACGGCCTCGCGGTGGCCCCGCTGCAGGCGGTGATGGCGGTGAATGCGCTGGTCAATGGCGGCTGGCTGATCCCGCCGACCTTCATGAAGCGCACGCCTGATGAAGCGATGGCGGTGGCCAAGCGCGTCATCAAGCCCGAGACCAGCGCCAAGATGCGCTATCTGATGCGGCTCAACGCCGTGAAGGGCTCGGCCTCCAAGCTGGTCGAGTTCGCCGGCCCCTATAATCCCGGCGGCAAGACCGGCACCGCGGAGAAGGTGATCGGCGGGCGCTATTCCAAGACCCGGCTGCTCACCACCTTCACCGGCGTGTTCCCGATGGACGACCCGCAGTACCTGATCCTCGTCATGCTCGACGAGCCGCAGGGGCTGAAGGAGACCTACGGCTTCGCCACTGCCGGCTGGAATGCCGGCCCCACCACCGGCAAGATCATGGCCCGCATCGCCCCGCTGCTCGGCCAGATGCCGCGCACCAATCTGCCGCCGGTGGAAAGTCTGCTCACCGGCTACCAGGTGGCGCAGTCCAGGCCGGAGTGA
- a CDS encoding lytic transglycosylase domain-containing protein, which translates to MHKKLGYASIVFALIVSAGTGSALAGQRPANSTKLDDTGSSSVAAIVDREARANGIPIALARAVVRIESNWNAGLTGGAGEVGLMQIKHPTAKGIGYEGSRAALYDPATNVKWGMRYLAGAYRMAGGDTCGTVMRYQGGYGAKRMSGAARTYCSKARTIMASN; encoded by the coding sequence GTGCATAAGAAGCTTGGTTACGCGTCCATTGTGTTCGCCTTGATTGTCTCCGCCGGCACGGGGAGTGCCCTTGCAGGGCAGCGGCCGGCAAACTCCACCAAACTAGACGATACTGGTTCTTCCAGCGTTGCCGCGATCGTCGATCGCGAGGCCCGTGCGAACGGCATTCCAATCGCCCTTGCCCGCGCCGTGGTGCGCATCGAGAGCAACTGGAATGCCGGCCTCACTGGCGGCGCCGGGGAAGTCGGGCTGATGCAGATCAAGCATCCTACGGCGAAGGGCATCGGCTATGAGGGCTCGCGCGCCGCGCTCTATGATCCCGCCACCAATGTGAAATGGGGCATGCGCTACCTCGCCGGCGCCTATCGCATGGCAGGTGGCGACACTTGCGGCACCGTGATGCGCTATCAGGGCGGCTATGGCGCCAAGCGCATGTCAGGCGCGGCTCGCACCTATTGCAGCAAGGCCCGGACCATCATGGCCTCCAACTGA
- the rsmH gene encoding 16S rRNA (cytosine(1402)-N(4))-methyltransferase RsmH: protein MAGRGTPGSETAGGPARHLPVMLGEVVAHLAPKDAGTYIDGTFGAGGYTRAILEAAECRVIAIDRDPSAIAAGGELVLAYPGRLVISEDRFGNLDEVARMLGAPQVDGVVLDIGVSSMQLDEGERGFSFRRDGPLDMRMSSSGVSAADLVAKLPEAELANLIYRFGEERHSRGIAKAIVKARAEAPIVRTLQLAEIVAKVVWAKPHEPHPATRTFQALRIAVNDELGELARALIAAESVLKPGGRLVVVTFHSLEDRIVKSFFANRSRAAAGSRHMPAVNAAAPSFRLVAKGAVEPSEVETAENSRARSAKLRAAERLDAPAYSGADLDGLLPPLPDPDSRRSNAPSRR, encoded by the coding sequence ATGGCGGGCCGCGGCACTCCGGGATCGGAGACCGCTGGCGGACCGGCCCGCCATCTCCCCGTTATGTTGGGCGAGGTCGTCGCCCACCTCGCGCCGAAGGACGCCGGAACCTACATTGACGGCACCTTCGGCGCGGGGGGCTACACACGCGCCATCCTCGAAGCCGCCGAATGCCGCGTCATCGCCATCGATCGCGACCCCAGCGCCATCGCTGCGGGCGGTGAACTCGTGCTGGCGTATCCCGGCCGGCTGGTCATTTCCGAGGACCGCTTCGGCAATCTCGACGAGGTGGCGCGCATGCTCGGCGCGCCGCAGGTGGACGGCGTGGTGCTTGATATCGGCGTCTCCTCCATGCAGCTCGACGAGGGCGAGCGCGGCTTCTCCTTCCGCCGCGACGGGCCGCTCGACATGCGCATGTCGAGTTCCGGCGTCTCCGCGGCCGACCTGGTGGCGAAGCTGCCGGAGGCCGAGCTCGCCAATCTGATCTATCGCTTCGGCGAGGAGCGCCACTCGCGCGGCATTGCCAAGGCGATCGTCAAGGCGCGGGCCGAGGCGCCGATCGTGCGCACGCTCCAGCTTGCCGAGATCGTGGCCAAGGTGGTGTGGGCCAAGCCGCACGAGCCGCATCCGGCGACGCGCACCTTCCAGGCATTGCGCATCGCGGTGAATGACGAACTGGGCGAGCTTGCCCGCGCGCTGATCGCCGCCGAGAGTGTCTTGAAGCCCGGCGGGCGGCTGGTGGTGGTCACCTTCCATTCGCTGGAAGACCGTATCGTCAAGAGCTTCTTCGCCAACCGCTCCCGGGCCGCCGCCGGCTCGCGCCACATGCCGGCGGTCAATGCCGCCGCGCCGAGCTTCAGGCTGGTGGCCAAGGGGGCGGTCGAGCCGTCCGAGGTCGAGACTGCGGAGAATTCGCGCGCGCGCTCCGCCAAGCTGCGCGCCGCGGAACGCCTCGACGCGCCTGCGTACAGCGGGGCCGATCTCGATGGCCTGCTGCCGCCGTTGCCCGACCCCGATTCCCGACGTTCGAACGCCCCTTCGCGCCGCTGA
- a CDS encoding extensin family protein encodes MTRGVFWFCVAPLVLLGLSGCQFSFEQREPWRAEAEERCLAEGLVKSSAYTIPIREIDGAGTCGMDHPFKVSGLAEGQVAVTPAATLACPVTASLDRWMIESVQPAAMAWFGQPVVKIKQISAYSCRNMNGARTGKISEHAYGNALDIAAFTLADGREVVVQTGWKGAPEEQGFLRTVQASACERFTTVLAPGSNIYHYNHIHVDLMRRTSGRGICQPAPRVPQPPLGPPMASQYPSQYPSQNPGMGSSYPPQAEPAAANGGPMEVSPEGEPGPSDYGHGVDPSYQPQPRRQQQPQPAGYPGGYDPGYLPPASMPSNGYPQQPYPANSYPPQTPRYPPPSGPLPPAGVPLVKWQRGADPLVTGSTRSYAPEPKPAAKKPFSFIAPIDRPEAVPGED; translated from the coding sequence ATGACGCGCGGCGTTTTCTGGTTTTGCGTAGCCCCGCTCGTCCTGTTGGGGCTGTCCGGTTGCCAATTCTCGTTTGAACAGCGGGAACCCTGGCGCGCGGAAGCTGAGGAACGGTGTCTGGCGGAGGGCCTCGTCAAGTCCTCCGCCTACACCATTCCGATCCGCGAGATTGACGGCGCCGGCACCTGCGGCATGGATCATCCGTTCAAGGTCTCCGGCCTCGCCGAAGGACAGGTTGCGGTGACGCCGGCGGCGACGCTTGCCTGCCCGGTGACCGCCTCGCTCGACCGCTGGATGATCGAGAGCGTGCAGCCCGCCGCCATGGCCTGGTTCGGCCAGCCGGTGGTCAAGATCAAGCAGATCTCCGCTTATTCCTGCCGCAACATGAACGGTGCGCGCACCGGCAAGATTTCTGAGCATGCCTATGGCAATGCGCTCGACATCGCCGCCTTCACGCTGGCCGATGGCCGCGAGGTGGTGGTGCAGACCGGCTGGAAGGGCGCGCCGGAGGAGCAGGGTTTCCTGCGCACCGTGCAGGCGAGCGCCTGCGAGCGCTTCACCACCGTGCTGGCGCCCGGGTCCAACATCTATCACTACAACCACATCCATGTGGACCTGATGCGCCGCACCTCCGGGCGCGGCATCTGCCAGCCGGCACCGCGCGTGCCGCAGCCGCCTCTGGGGCCGCCCATGGCCTCACAGTATCCGTCGCAGTATCCCTCGCAAAATCCCGGGATGGGCTCGTCCTATCCGCCGCAAGCGGAGCCGGCCGCCGCGAATGGCGGGCCTATGGAAGTCTCGCCGGAAGGCGAACCGGGGCCGTCGGACTACGGCCACGGCGTCGATCCGAGCTATCAGCCGCAGCCCCGCCGGCAGCAACAGCCGCAGCCCGCGGGCTATCCCGGCGGCTATGATCCCGGCTACCTGCCGCCGGCCTCGATGCCCTCGAACGGCTATCCACAGCAGCCTTACCCGGCGAATTCGTATCCGCCGCAGACGCCGCGCTATCCGCCGCCGAGCGGGCCGCTACCGCCAGCGGGCGTGCCGCTGGTGAAATGGCAGCGCGGTGCCGATCCGCTGGTGACCGGCTCCACGCGCAGCTACGCGCCCGAGCCGAAGCCGGCGGCGAAGAAGCCGTTCAGCTTCATCGCGCCGATCGACCGGCCGGAAGCAGTGCCGGGCGAGGATTAA
- a CDS encoding N-acetylmuramoyl-L-alanine amidase: MEPLLDVFTADSPLVAEVLPSPNHGERLGVERPDMLVLHYTGMASTERAVAWLRDPARSVSAHYLVYEDGRIIQMVPEARRAWHAGASFWDGVNDLNSRSIGIEIANGGHDHGYPDFPAAQIEAVAALASDIVSRRAIAPARVLAHSDIAPRRKTDPGEKFPWEALYRAGVGHLVPEAPVTDGRFFMRGEHGQPIEALQAMLALYGYGVPISGTYCEETEAVVTAFQRHFRRARVDGIADVSTLTTLYELVASRPDPVDTSGA; the protein is encoded by the coding sequence ATGGAGCCACTTCTCGACGTCTTCACCGCCGATTCGCCGCTGGTCGCCGAGGTCCTGCCCTCGCCGAATCATGGCGAGCGCCTGGGCGTCGAGAGGCCGGACATGCTGGTGCTGCACTATACCGGCATGGCCTCGACCGAGCGGGCGGTGGCGTGGCTGCGCGATCCGGCGCGCTCGGTCTCCGCGCATTACCTGGTCTATGAGGACGGGCGGATTATCCAGATGGTGCCGGAAGCGCGGCGCGCCTGGCACGCCGGCGCGTCCTTCTGGGATGGGGTGAACGACCTCAATTCGCGCTCCATCGGCATCGAGATCGCCAATGGCGGCCACGATCATGGCTATCCGGATTTTCCTGCCGCCCAGATCGAGGCGGTGGCCGCGCTCGCCAGCGACATCGTCAGCCGTCGGGCCATCGCGCCCGCCCGCGTGCTCGCCCATTCCGACATCGCACCACGTCGCAAGACCGACCCCGGCGAGAAATTTCCGTGGGAAGCGCTCTACCGCGCCGGCGTCGGCCATCTGGTGCCGGAAGCACCCGTGACGGACGGCCGCTTCTTCATGCGCGGCGAGCACGGCCAGCCAATCGAGGCCTTGCAGGCCATGCTGGCACTCTATGGTTATGGCGTACCCATTTCCGGCACCTATTGCGAGGAAACGGAAGCGGTGGTCACCGCCTTCCAGCGGCATTTCCGGCGCGCCCGGGTCGACGGCATCGCCGATGTCTCGACATTGACGACGCTCTACGAGCTGGTGGCGTCACGCCCCGACCCTGTCGACACTTCCGGGGCATAA
- a CDS encoding division/cell wall cluster transcriptional repressor MraZ has protein sequence MDRFVSTYAMRLDAKGRISIPAAFRALIGRDGLEQLYCHPSLDRPALDAGGQALMAGIDALVGRFPPYSEAREELASALYGSIEALKIDPEGRVMLTESLKAHAAIATEAVLVGQGTSFRIWEPGAFRAHLAEATAKVRALKQELGNQGAAREFRDGRE, from the coding sequence ATGGATCGCTTCGTATCGACCTATGCGATGCGGCTCGACGCGAAGGGGCGGATCTCGATTCCGGCAGCGTTCCGGGCACTCATCGGCCGCGATGGGCTGGAGCAGCTTTACTGCCATCCGAGCCTCGACCGGCCGGCGCTCGACGCCGGTGGGCAGGCGCTGATGGCGGGGATCGACGCTCTGGTCGGCCGCTTTCCGCCCTATTCGGAGGCGCGAGAGGAACTGGCTTCGGCGCTCTACGGTTCGATCGAGGCATTGAAGATCGACCCGGAGGGACGCGTGATGCTGACGGAAAGCCTGAAGGCGCATGCCGCCATCGCCACGGAAGCGGTGCTGGTCGGCCAGGGTACGAGTTTTCGGATCTGGGAACCGGGCGCTTTCCGGGCGCACCTCGCGGAGGCCACTGCGAAGGTACGCGCCTTGAAGCAGGAACTCGGGAACCAGGGGGCGGCGCGGGAGTTCCGCGACGGACGGGAATGA
- the dapB gene encoding 4-hydroxy-tetrahydrodipicolinate reductase codes for MPIRIILAGATGWVGRALVPAIAATDDLKLVAAVARGAAGRDLGEAHGGAPNGVPVFASVADALAIPADVLIDYTKPDAVKANALAAVAAGRHVVVGTSGLGAADYAEIDAVAKAHAVGVLAAGNFSITATLLKRFTLEAAKYVADVEIIDYASAKKPDAPSGTGRELAETLAAQRQAATSRPISEVSGVPETRGGAFGEGATEVRVHALRLPSFVLSVESIFGAPDERLTIRHDAGSSAAPYVAGTLLAARKVSGWTGVRRGLDTLLD; via the coding sequence ATGCCGATCCGCATCATCCTTGCAGGCGCCACCGGCTGGGTCGGGCGTGCGCTCGTCCCCGCCATCGCCGCCACCGATGATCTCAAGCTCGTCGCCGCCGTCGCCCGCGGTGCCGCCGGCCGCGATCTCGGCGAGGCGCATGGCGGCGCGCCCAATGGCGTGCCGGTGTTCGCCAGCGTCGCCGACGCCCTCGCCATCCCCGCCGACGTGCTGATCGACTACACCAAGCCCGACGCGGTGAAGGCCAATGCGCTCGCTGCCGTGGCAGCCGGCCGCCATGTCGTGGTCGGCACGTCCGGGCTCGGCGCCGCCGACTATGCGGAGATCGACGCGGTCGCCAAGGCACATGCGGTAGGCGTGCTCGCCGCCGGCAATTTCTCCATCACCGCGACGCTGCTGAAGCGCTTCACGCTGGAAGCGGCGAAGTATGTCGCCGATGTCGAGATCATCGACTACGCCTCGGCGAAGAAGCCGGACGCGCCCTCCGGCACCGGCCGCGAGCTGGCAGAAACCTTGGCCGCCCAGCGGCAAGCGGCGACCAGCCGGCCGATCTCCGAAGTCTCCGGCGTGCCGGAAACGCGCGGCGGCGCTTTCGGCGAGGGCGCCACCGAGGTGCGGGTGCACGCGCTACGCCTGCCCTCCTTCGTGCTCTCGGTGGAGAGCATCTTCGGCGCACCGGACGAGCGGCTCACCATCCGCCACGACGCAGGTTCGTCCGCCGCGCCCTATGTCGCCGGCACGCTGCTCGCCGCCCGCAAAGTCTCCGGATGGACCGGCGTGCGCCGCGGCCTCGATACGCTCCTCGACTGA